One window of the Pseudomonadota bacterium genome contains the following:
- a CDS encoding endonuclease/exonuclease/phosphatase family protein translates to MQQRQRLKLLTYNIQVGIETSAYHHYFTRAWRHVLPCPTRQENLNRTAELLSEYDMVALQETDAGSVRSRYVNQVAYLAERAGFPFYWTQVNRNLGRFARHSLGFLSRYEPTDVEEARLPGRIPGRGTMLVRFGHGDDSLLVVVAHLSLGRRSRQQQLAFIRERIGDHPHVALMGDLNCGSADVIHASALRDTKLRGGSHGVASYPSWRPKRHLDHILVTPGLEIHHSQVVQHHTVSDHLPLAMELSLPDKLLLQTAPVKSN, encoded by the coding sequence ATGCAACAACGACAACGACTTAAACTGCTTACCTACAATATACAGGTCGGCATCGAAACCAGTGCGTATCATCACTATTTCACCCGGGCATGGCGCCATGTTTTGCCCTGTCCGACGCGGCAGGAAAACTTAAATCGCACGGCAGAATTGCTCAGCGAGTACGACATGGTCGCACTCCAGGAAACCGACGCGGGAAGTGTCCGAAGCCGCTACGTAAACCAGGTGGCGTATCTGGCAGAGCGGGCAGGTTTTCCTTTTTACTGGACTCAGGTGAACCGAAACCTCGGGCGATTCGCGCGACACAGTCTGGGCTTTCTTAGCCGCTACGAACCGACCGATGTCGAAGAGGCGAGGCTGCCGGGCCGAATCCCCGGTCGTGGCACGATGCTGGTTCGCTTCGGGCACGGGGACGACTCACTGCTTGTGGTGGTGGCGCATTTATCCTTAGGCCGCCGATCTCGTCAACAGCAGCTGGCGTTCATTCGCGAACGAATCGGGGATCATCCCCACGTTGCACTGATGGGCGACCTCAACTGTGGATCGGCTGACGTGATTCACGCCAGCGCCCTTCGCGACACCAAGCTGCGAGGTGGTTCTCATGGCGTGGCCAGCTATCCTAGCTGGCGGCCTAAGCGTCACTTGGACCACATTCTGGTCACGCCCGGCTTGGAAATCCATCACAGCCAGGTCGTTCAACATCACACGGTTTCGGATCACTTGCCGCTGGCGATGGAACTGAGCCTACCCGATAAGCTGCTATTGCAAACCGCTCCCGTGAAGTCCAATTGA
- a CDS encoding 3-deoxy-7-phosphoheptulonate synthase (catalyzes the formation of 3-deoxy-D-arabino-hept-2-ulosonate 7 phosphate from phosphoenolpyruvate and D-erythrose 4-phosphate, tyrosine sensitive), whose amino-acid sequence MSEDVLKNLNVVAQDLLVPPSELEAEIPVSESAQRTILDGRRAIEEILDRQEHRLLVVVGPCSIHDARAARDYADRLAR is encoded by the coding sequence ATGTCGGAAGATGTGCTCAAAAATTTAAACGTCGTCGCGCAGGATCTGCTGGTGCCCCCGAGTGAACTCGAGGCTGAAATTCCCGTGTCCGAGTCGGCGCAACGCACGATATTGGATGGCCGTCGTGCCATTGAGGAGATTTTGGATCGGCAAGAGCATCGTCTGCTTGTTGTGGTCGGGCCTTGTTCGATTCACGACGCCCGTGCCGCTCGCGACTATGCGGACCGTTTGGCCCGGTT